In one Caloranaerobacter sp. TR13 genomic region, the following are encoded:
- a CDS encoding PD-(D/E)XK nuclease family protein, whose amino-acid sequence MATNKIYLSATSIKTYLSCKKRFKYKYLDKIDIGKTISNKYISFGNSMHMTLADYNMITDESYKTLDILHDLLRKNWIREGYSSIKEEKEYGQMGLELLTQYYKNPKDIGSKNLIIEQMIYKEMDHYILCGKLDKVYIRKDGIVEVLDYKTGKTIYPIDKIQLPVYLILAKEKLGYFPKSVSLYYLYENKKITKDLTDDLIEKATEFIYKLCDHICTETNFKATPNSYCNSNCEYYKICEDTKNHNLIVLNSLEEFKSKNKLNTVF is encoded by the coding sequence ATGGCAACAAATAAGATATATCTAAGTGCTACAAGTATTAAAACTTACTTATCTTGCAAAAAAAGATTTAAGTACAAGTACCTAGATAAAATTGATATAGGAAAAACCATCTCAAATAAGTATATATCCTTTGGTAACAGTATGCATATGACTCTTGCTGACTACAACATGATTACAGATGAGTCATATAAAACTTTAGATATACTGCATGATCTACTTAGAAAAAACTGGATAAGAGAAGGATATAGTTCAATTAAAGAGGAAAAAGAATATGGTCAAATGGGATTAGAGCTTCTTACTCAGTACTATAAAAACCCAAAGGATATAGGCAGCAAGAATTTAATAATAGAACAAATGATTTATAAGGAAATGGACCACTATATCCTCTGTGGAAAGCTAGATAAAGTATATATTAGAAAAGATGGTATTGTTGAAGTTCTGGATTATAAAACTGGGAAAACAATATATCCAATAGATAAAATTCAACTGCCAGTATATTTAATTCTAGCCAAAGAAAAACTTGGGTACTTCCCTAAGTCAGTTAGCTTATACTACCTTTATGAAAATAAAAAAATTACGAAAGACCTTACTGATGATTTGATTGAAAAAGCTACTGAGTTTATATACAAACTTTGCGACCATATATGTACTGAAACTAATTTTAAAGCTACTCCCAATAGCTACTGCAACTCTAATTGTGAATATTACAAAATCTGTGAAGACACTAAAAATCATAATTTAATCGTGTTAAATTCCCTAGAAGAATTTAAAAGTAAAAATAAGTTGAATACTGTTTTTTAA
- a CDS encoding helix-turn-helix domain-containing protein produces MPNIYVELGEKIRKYRKKKKLSTPELAKRLNISTGLVNNIENGRHDVFKLELLLKISKELNVSLGELLQSNYIDIRDLSIQEELKKILKDKNNKTNEKIDYINQKLNEIFILFLATMSKYDYNTKAIDYITNHILEELNFIKDLDVIENKVST; encoded by the coding sequence ATGCCTAATATATATGTGGAATTGGGTGAAAAAATCAGAAAATATAGAAAAAAGAAAAAACTATCCACACCTGAATTAGCGAAGCGACTTAATATATCAACAGGGCTTGTTAATAATATTGAAAATGGAAGACATGATGTTTTTAAGTTAGAACTGTTATTAAAAATTTCTAAAGAATTAAATGTTTCGCTAGGAGAACTGCTACAATCAAACTATATTGATATCCGTGATTTAAGTATTCAAGAAGAACTAAAAAAAATACTAAAAGATAAAAATAATAAAACAAATGAAAAAATAGATTACATAAATCAAAAACTTAATGAAATTTTTATATTGTTTTTAGCTACAATGTCAAAGTATGACTATAATACAAAAGCAATTGATTATATCACTAATCATATCCTAGAAGAACTCAATTTTATTAAAGATCTAGATGTTATTGAAAATAAAGTCTCAACTTAG
- a CDS encoding deoxyguanosinetriphosphate triphosphohydrolase family protein, which yields MNEVSKCEIRLPFQRDRDRIIHSRAFRRLMHKTQIFNANMGDHYRNRLTHTLEVSQIARSIGKVLRLNDELIEAIALGHDLGHTPFGHIGERTLHLIISGQMFKNDKEISIQNCGGFKHNYQSLQIIDNLEKRTEKQKGMNLTLAVREGILKHTSRKIKIPEKNYEKRRIVPIKQEVKYTTLDLSNINIELPSFTLEGQVVAIADEIAQCTHDLEDGIRAKIIKIEDISNAKLVEKICKDENIKLNQLKETVDVRNVLIKSMVGYLINDVCKASYNRIQKAYIDKEYPTFKDKNDVFKEKLIVFSDEIDEMHSELSNMISKLVITSQKVSQADAKGEYIICKLFKAYYIHPQQLPDYILNRYFSKKGMEVNRLKIQDMIFELQDDSEFLRLICDHIASMTDQYAAREYIKLYEPEYY from the coding sequence ATGAATGAAGTTAGCAAGTGTGAAATAAGATTACCCTTTCAGAGAGATAGGGATAGAATTATACATTCTAGAGCTTTTCGTAGATTAATGCACAAGACACAGATTTTTAATGCAAATATGGGTGACCATTATCGCAATAGATTAACACACACTTTAGAAGTAAGTCAAATTGCAAGGTCAATTGGGAAAGTGTTGCGGTTAAATGATGAGTTGATTGAAGCGATTGCTTTAGGGCATGATTTAGGACATACACCTTTTGGACATATAGGAGAAAGGACACTACACTTAATTATTTCAGGTCAAATGTTTAAAAATGATAAAGAGATTAGCATACAGAATTGTGGTGGTTTTAAACATAATTATCAAAGTTTACAAATTATAGACAATTTAGAAAAAAGAACAGAAAAGCAAAAAGGCATGAACTTAACTTTAGCTGTTAGGGAAGGTATATTAAAACACACTAGTAGAAAAATTAAAATACCTGAAAAAAACTATGAAAAGAGGAGAATAGTACCAATTAAGCAGGAAGTTAAATATACTACTCTAGACTTAAGTAATATTAATATTGAGTTACCATCATTTACTCTTGAGGGTCAAGTTGTAGCTATAGCTGATGAAATAGCCCAATGTACTCATGACTTGGAAGATGGAATAAGAGCTAAAATCATAAAAATAGAAGATATAAGTAATGCTAAACTTGTAGAGAAAATATGTAAAGATGAAAACATTAAATTGAATCAATTAAAAGAAACAGTTGATGTGAGAAACGTTTTAATTAAATCTATGGTAGGTTATTTGATTAATGATGTTTGTAAAGCATCATATAATAGAATTCAAAAAGCGTATATTGATAAGGAATATCCAACTTTTAAAGATAAAAATGATGTGTTTAAAGAAAAATTAATAGTTTTTTCAGATGAAATTGATGAAATGCATTCAGAATTATCAAATATGATTTCTAAACTAGTTATAACTTCACAAAAAGTAAGTCAAGCGGATGCTAAAGGTGAATATATAATTTGTAAACTTTTTAAAGCGTATTATATACATCCACAGCAGTTACCAGATTATATTTTAAATAGATATTTTTCAAAAAAAGGAATGGAAGTTAATAGATTAAAAATTCAGGATATGATTTTTGAATTACAAGATGATTCGGAATTTTTGAGATTGATTTGTGATCATATTGCTAGTATGACAGACCAATACGCTGCACGCGAGTATATTAAGTTATATGAACCTGAATATTATTAA
- a CDS encoding GIY-YIG nuclease family protein, producing the protein MGYIYVMRNPAYKDDILKIGKTNEHPDKRASELYDTGVPVPFEVIFKKKTDYYNELENFLHYRLKDKRINPSREFFRTSLKEVHELIKEFESIKKKPVIQTRRRKSQNNILVKIFPHSRKEQFFPTKQSIYDFFMDKMKKKEERYLLGNNKSIGNLPKGTIVWIKYENEIIGEFKIKRGIKEVKKDNQIYKEILIDTETIKLYSVPISYFDFLEFQGINPNHRAYHKVDYEVYETLTEIFNK; encoded by the coding sequence ATGGGATATATATATGTAATGAGAAATCCTGCGTATAAGGATGATATTTTGAAAATTGGAAAAACAAATGAACATCCAGATAAAAGGGCTTCTGAATTATATGATACAGGGGTACCCGTGCCATTTGAGGTTATTTTTAAAAAGAAAACAGATTATTATAATGAACTAGAAAATTTTTTACATTACAGATTGAAAGATAAAAGAATTAATCCTAGTCGCGAATTTTTTAGGACTTCATTAAAAGAAGTACATGAATTAATAAAAGAGTTTGAAAGTATTAAGAAAAAGCCAGTTATACAAACTAGAAGAAGAAAAAGTCAAAATAATATTCTAGTGAAAATTTTTCCACATAGTCGTAAAGAACAATTTTTTCCAACAAAACAAAGTATATATGATTTTTTCATGGACAAAATGAAGAAGAAAGAAGAAAGATATCTTCTAGGTAATAATAAGTCTATTGGGAATCTACCAAAAGGTACTATTGTATGGATAAAATATGAAAATGAAATAATAGGGGAATTTAAGATTAAAAGAGGAATTAAGGAAGTAAAAAAGGACAATCAAATCTATAAAGAAATATTGATAGATACAGAAACAATTAAACTTTATTCAGTGCCAATATCATATTTTGATTTTCTAGAATTTCAAGGTATAAATCCAAATCATAGAGCATATCATAAAGTCGATTATGAAGTTTACGAAACTTTAACAGAGATATTTAATAAATAA
- a CDS encoding nuclease-related domain-containing protein has product MIYIVIPIAVIFLMQILFTIITNFKSEGEIGEDIVKTDLSELNEEEYKVINNVLLKRKNGRTSQIDHVVISPYGIFVIETKNYKGTIIGTDEDREWIQKIGKYRNKFYNPVKQNIGHINALKELLKEYANVLYVSIVVFTTSADLSVSRSNNLNSHICYCYKVVDIIKKYSKKILSDTEVLDIYKTIKENNISSYKQRKIHIQNVKNYVKEVEVRRKENYPWF; this is encoded by the coding sequence GTGATATACATAGTTATACCAATAGCAGTTATTTTTTTAATGCAAATATTGTTTACAATTATAACTAATTTTAAGTCGGAAGGGGAAATTGGTGAAGATATAGTAAAAACCGATTTAAGTGAGCTAAATGAAGAAGAATACAAAGTTATTAATAATGTTTTATTAAAAAGAAAAAATGGTAGGACATCACAAATTGACCATGTTGTTATCTCTCCGTATGGAATATTTGTTATAGAAACTAAAAATTATAAGGGAACTATAATAGGTACCGATGAAGACAGAGAATGGATACAAAAAATAGGCAAGTATAGGAATAAGTTTTATAATCCTGTGAAGCAGAATATAGGGCATATAAATGCATTAAAGGAATTATTGAAGGAATATGCTAATGTACTTTATGTTTCCATAGTAGTATTTACTACTAGTGCAGATCTTAGCGTATCAAGGTCGAATAATTTAAATAGTCATATTTGTTATTGTTATAAGGTTGTTGATATAATAAAGAAATATTCTAAAAAGATACTATCAGATACAGAAGTACTAGATATTTACAAAACTATAAAGGAGAATAATATTTCAAGTTATAAGCAAAGAAAAATTCATATTCAAAATGTAAAGAATTATGTAAAAGAAGTGGAAGTAAGAAGAAAAGAAAATTATCCTTGGTTTTAA
- a CDS encoding ABC transporter ATP-binding protein, with product MNRRKVVEIRNINMIYHTLDGETEAIKDLSLDIYHGEIVVLVGPSGCGKSTLLSIIAGLLKPSKGKVVINGKKVEKTNKKIGYMFQRDHLFEWRTILGNALIGLEIQKKVNKETKKYVEKLLDTYGLGDFKHYYPSQLSGGMRQRAALIRTLAVKPDILLLDEPFSALDYQTRLAIADEIGTILKKEEKTAIMVTHDIAEAIST from the coding sequence ATGAATAGAAGAAAAGTTGTAGAAATTAGAAATATCAATATGATATATCATACCCTTGATGGTGAAACAGAAGCTATAAAAGATTTATCTTTAGATATATATCATGGAGAAATAGTAGTTTTAGTTGGTCCAAGTGGGTGTGGAAAATCAACTCTTTTATCTATAATAGCTGGTCTTTTAAAACCTTCTAAGGGCAAAGTAGTTATTAATGGTAAAAAAGTTGAAAAGACAAACAAAAAAATAGGCTATATGTTTCAAAGAGACCATTTGTTTGAATGGAGAACCATTTTAGGTAATGCTTTAATTGGATTAGAAATACAGAAAAAAGTAAACAAAGAAACAAAAAAATATGTAGAAAAGCTCCTTGATACATATGGACTAGGAGATTTTAAACACTATTACCCAAGTCAGCTTTCAGGAGGTATGAGACAAAGAGCTGCTTTAATTAGAACATTGGCTGTAAAACCTGATATTCTCCTTTTAGATGAACCTTTCTCTGCTCTTGATTATCAAACCAGACTTGCTATAGCAGATGAAATAGGAACTATACTCAAAAAAGAAGAAAAAACTGCAATAATGGTTACACATGACATAGCAGAAGCTATATCTACATAA
- a CDS encoding DUF1904 domain-containing protein — protein sequence MPHIRVRGIELEQLKKVSKEMIDDLQSIIECPRDYFTLEYIHSTFIFDGEVSKGYPFIEVLWFDRGQEIQDRAASAITDRVKKFGYEDVCVIFTDLPKHKYYENGQHF from the coding sequence ATGCCACATATAAGAGTGAGAGGAATAGAATTAGAGCAGTTAAAAAAGGTGAGCAAGGAGATGATAGATGATTTACAAAGTATTATAGAATGCCCTAGGGATTATTTTACATTGGAATATATACATAGTACATTTATTTTTGATGGAGAAGTTTCAAAAGGATATCCTTTTATTGAAGTATTATGGTTTGATAGAGGACAGGAAATACAGGATAGAGCAGCAAGTGCAATAACTGATAGAGTAAAGAAATTTGGTTATGAAGATGTATGTGTGATATTTACTGATTTGCCGAAGCACAAATACTATGAAAATGGACAACATTTTTAA
- a CDS encoding MFS transporter, with protein MREKKNIYLMYLIIFLQGFVFYGPIATIYRRARGLSLYEIFILSSISLILMIVFEIPWGWFADRYGYKRTLIFSNFMFFISKIVFYFADSFLLFLVETLLMAISISGISGCDIALIYSSINKEDGEKIIGRYNAAGTSGFFIASFLSTIVIAKSIDYAALLTILPYGLAAFLTLFIEDVNDYSQEKLTLKKSFKNVLNKKWMLVFVIAIAFVQEVQHMITVFLNQPQYLKSGINLKYFGILMAIMQTISMVSVKAYKLTQKLGREKSLKTLFLIIGICSFMLSYINSPILSVLLIATVTGSFALIHPIAVNIENQSIVTNDRATILSIYAMINNVIAAFINIIVGKATDVSIEFAFKISSIIVFLGFITLIVFFSNYNVISSSNEDANEKV; from the coding sequence ATGCGTGAAAAAAAGAATATTTATTTAATGTATTTAATTATATTCTTACAAGGATTTGTATTTTATGGACCTATTGCTACCATATATAGACGAGCAAGGGGGCTTTCTCTTTATGAAATATTTATACTTAGCTCTATATCCTTAATACTCATGATCGTCTTTGAAATACCATGGGGCTGGTTTGCAGATAGATATGGATATAAACGTACTTTGATATTTTCAAATTTTATGTTTTTTATATCGAAAATAGTATTTTATTTTGCTGATTCTTTTCTGCTATTTTTAGTAGAAACTTTATTAATGGCAATATCAATTTCAGGTATTTCAGGATGTGATATAGCATTGATATATTCTTCTATTAATAAAGAAGATGGAGAAAAAATAATCGGAAGATATAATGCTGCTGGTACTTCTGGATTTTTTATTGCCTCTTTTCTTTCAACAATAGTTATTGCAAAATCTATAGATTATGCAGCATTATTGACAATATTACCATATGGATTAGCAGCATTTTTGACTTTATTTATTGAGGATGTAAACGACTATTCGCAGGAAAAATTAACGCTGAAAAAAAGTTTTAAGAATGTATTAAACAAAAAGTGGATGTTAGTATTTGTTATAGCTATAGCATTTGTTCAAGAAGTACAGCATATGATAACCGTATTTTTGAATCAGCCTCAATATTTAAAAAGTGGCATTAATTTAAAATATTTTGGAATACTAATGGCTATTATGCAGACGATAAGTATGGTTTCAGTAAAAGCATATAAACTTACTCAAAAACTTGGGAGAGAAAAAAGTTTAAAAACGTTATTTTTAATTATTGGTATATGTAGCTTTATGTTGTCATATATTAATAGTCCTATTTTAAGTGTTTTACTTATTGCAACTGTTACTGGTAGTTTTGCTTTAATTCACCCTATAGCTGTAAATATAGAAAATCAATCAATAGTTACAAATGATAGAGCAACTATTTTGTCAATATATGCTATGATAAATAATGTTATAGCAGCTTTTATAAACATAATTGTTGGTAAGGCAACAGACGTTTCTATTGAATTTGCTTTTAAAATTTCTAGTATTATTGTGTTTCTGGGTTTTATAACGTTGATAGTATTTTTTTCAAACTATAATGTGATATCTTCAAGTAATGAAGATGCAAATGAAAAAGTATAA
- a CDS encoding sucrose-6-phosphate hydrolase has product MNKLEKARNYVKENKDKINKKYRMTYHVMAPVGWINDPNGFSYYKGEYHLFYQYHPYSSEWGPMHWGHVKSKDLIKWEDLPVAIAPDMPYDADGCFSGSAIEHDEKLYLIYTGHIDKTKKPEDIRQIQNIAVSEDGINFTKIKENPVIGTDTLPQEAKSQDFRDPKVWKKGDLFYVVVGSRNVDGSGQILMYKSKDLINWEFVNIIAKSSNKIGKMWECPDFFEIDGKDVLIISPQYLESKGDRFNNIYSSIYMIGSLNYEKGIFVHEDYYEIDHGFDFYAPQTLIDDKGRRIMIAWMNVWDRKWPTHELKHGWNGAMTLPRVIQLKGNKITFSPVEEIKKYRNNEYRAVETITNISKRLPFDGFALEIEALIDITHADRAGFKLCKGDKEETILYFNKRENKVTLDRNNSGIGPGRVRKTTPNVIENKIKFRIFVDRSSIEVFINDGEQTMTALIYPSDESNYYEIFADGTAQFLITKWDIKL; this is encoded by the coding sequence ATGAATAAATTAGAAAAGGCTAGAAACTATGTTAAAGAAAATAAGGACAAGATAAATAAAAAATATCGTATGACATATCATGTTATGGCTCCTGTTGGATGGATTAATGATCCAAATGGATTTTCATATTATAAAGGAGAGTACCATTTGTTTTATCAGTACCATCCCTATTCAAGCGAATGGGGACCTATGCATTGGGGGCATGTAAAAAGTAAGGATTTGATAAAATGGGAGGACTTACCGGTGGCTATAGCGCCTGATATGCCTTATGATGCAGATGGCTGTTTTTCTGGTAGTGCAATAGAGCATGATGAGAAATTGTATTTAATATATACAGGACATATAGATAAGACAAAAAAGCCGGAAGATATAAGACAAATACAGAATATAGCTGTTTCTGAGGATGGTATAAACTTTACGAAAATTAAAGAGAACCCAGTAATTGGAACAGATACATTACCGCAAGAAGCAAAATCACAAGATTTTCGTGACCCAAAGGTATGGAAAAAGGGAGATTTATTTTATGTAGTAGTTGGTTCACGTAACGTTGATGGATCAGGACAAATTTTGATGTATAAATCAAAGGATTTAATTAATTGGGAGTTTGTAAATATAATTGCTAAAAGTTCAAACAAAATAGGAAAGATGTGGGAATGTCCTGATTTCTTTGAAATAGATGGAAAAGATGTTTTAATAATATCTCCACAGTATTTGGAATCAAAAGGAGATCGTTTTAATAATATATATTCTTCTATATATATGATAGGTTCATTAAATTATGAAAAAGGTATTTTTGTACATGAAGACTATTATGAAATTGATCACGGTTTTGACTTTTATGCCCCACAAACATTAATTGATGATAAAGGTCGAAGGATTATGATAGCTTGGATGAATGTATGGGACCGAAAATGGCCTACCCATGAATTAAAACATGGATGGAATGGTGCTATGACATTACCACGTGTAATACAGTTAAAAGGTAATAAGATTACATTTAGTCCTGTTGAAGAAATAAAAAAATATCGAAATAACGAATATAGAGCAGTTGAAACAATAACTAATATTTCGAAAAGATTACCTTTTGATGGCTTTGCACTAGAAATAGAAGCATTGATTGATATTACCCATGCAGATAGAGCCGGGTTTAAATTGTGTAAAGGTGACAAAGAAGAAACTATATTATATTTTAATAAAAGAGAAAATAAAGTTACTTTAGATAGGAATAACTCAGGTATTGGTCCAGGTAGAGTAAGAAAAACTACTCCTAATGTTATAGAAAACAAAATTAAATTCCGTATTTTTGTTGATCGTTCAAGTATAGAAGTATTTATTAATGATGGAGAACAAACAATGACAGCATTAATTTATCCATCAGATGAATCAAATTATTATGAAATTTTTGCAGATGGAACAGCTCAATTTCTAATTACAAAGTGGGATATTAAGTTGTAA
- a CDS encoding carbohydrate kinase, translating into MSKLISIGEVLIDFIPMQKGVKLKDVLAFERVAGGAPANVAACVAKLGKESLIISKLGEDAFGDYLIEVLNKAGVDTKNIIRTTKANTALAFVSLTSEGERDFSFYRNPSADMLLSPDEIDEALFERGDVLHFCSVDLIDAPVKKAHLRAIEYAEKNGTIISFDPNVRLPLWNNAEECRKTIREFIPIADILKVSDDELKFITGIEDEKEAIESLFIGKVKVILYTKGKQGAEVFTRYNKVYEPAFKIDVVDTTGAGDSFIGAFIYQLLYRNEQIETLERLTDNIEELKSILRFANAAGAIVASRKGALLSMPTVDEVKEFMMRQKNYIEFKK; encoded by the coding sequence GTGTCTAAGTTAATTTCTATTGGAGAAGTATTGATAGATTTTATACCTATGCAAAAGGGAGTTAAGTTAAAAGATGTATTAGCTTTTGAACGTGTAGCAGGTGGTGCACCAGCTAATGTTGCAGCATGTGTTGCCAAACTTGGAAAGGAAAGTCTTATTATTTCCAAACTTGGAGAAGATGCTTTTGGGGATTATTTAATAGAAGTACTAAATAAAGCTGGAGTTGATACAAAAAATATAATACGCACTACAAAGGCAAATACAGCATTAGCTTTTGTATCACTTACAAGCGAAGGAGAACGTGATTTTTCATTCTACCGTAATCCAAGTGCGGATATGTTGTTAAGCCCAGATGAAATAGATGAGGCTTTATTTGAGAGGGGAGATGTGTTACATTTTTGTTCAGTAGATTTAATAGACGCTCCTGTAAAAAAGGCACATCTTAGGGCTATTGAATATGCAGAAAAAAATGGCACTATAATTAGCTTTGACCCAAATGTGCGTTTACCTTTATGGAATAATGCAGAAGAATGTAGAAAGACAATTAGAGAATTTATTCCTATTGCTGATATATTAAAAGTAAGTGATGATGAGTTGAAATTTATTACAGGTATTGAAGATGAAAAAGAAGCAATAGAATCATTATTTATTGGTAAAGTTAAGGTGATTTTATATACAAAAGGGAAACAAGGAGCAGAAGTTTTTACAAGATATAATAAAGTATATGAACCAGCATTTAAAATTGACGTAGTAGATACAACTGGCGCAGGAGATTCATTTATTGGTGCATTCATTTATCAATTATTATATAGAAATGAGCAAATTGAAACATTAGAAAGATTAACAGATAATATAGAAGAGTTAAAATCAATTCTTCGTTTTGCAAATGCAGCAGGTGCAATTGTAGCATCTAGAAAAGGAGCTTTATTATCGATGCCAACAGTAGATGAAGTAAAGGAGTTTATGATGAGACAGAAAAATTATATTGAATTTAAAAAATAG
- a CDS encoding S8 family serine peptidase, with translation MKGMIRNKKIVSILLFILMLISVTSYGFAFNEKNNVEKPKVKLQQKDIVRIYDSNKDKLFENLSEKMNKTADNEEIPVIVVFKEKLNFMKKNDIKKLIGNYITKHEYKNIPAIAMKLKKSQINKLSKLDIVAHIEYDEPVKASMDTANYWFGAEKARNDFYVNGDRDGNINNYTKNDVVVAVIDTGIDGNHVDLDGGKIIGWKDFVNNQPLPYDDNGHGTHVAGIIAGEGDGNPNYTGVAKGTALVGLKVLDSQGNGSMSDVTAAIDWCITNKDVYGIDVINLSLGTSGSSDGTDSTSLAVNNAVNNGIVVVVAAGNDGPNKYTIGSPGAAEKAITVAAMADVGENGFSLADFSSRGPTADERIKPDIASPGYNITAPKANTTNGYVTYSGTSMATPFTAGIVALMLDANPNLTPTQIKNILTSTAHDWGPYGKDIEYGNGRLDGYEAIKQAGSYSGNNIPLPDYMYGTESLSGSGASDIWEFTVDNTNYPIAITLIIPNWTYWLWGGTPDFDVYLYDSNGNTVASSTGTKRQENINFVPSSTGIYRIEVYSYSGSGSYFFDLSTGGYNLVLKQDQ, from the coding sequence ATGAAAGGTATGATCAGAAATAAAAAGATAGTTTCAATATTATTATTTATTCTTATGCTAATTTCAGTTACTAGTTATGGTTTTGCATTTAATGAAAAAAACAATGTTGAGAAACCAAAAGTAAAATTACAGCAAAAGGATATTGTTAGAATTTATGACTCTAACAAAGATAAATTATTTGAAAATTTATCTGAAAAAATGAATAAAACTGCAGATAACGAAGAAATTCCAGTTATAGTTGTATTCAAAGAAAAATTAAATTTTATGAAAAAAAATGATATAAAGAAACTAATAGGTAATTATATAACAAAACATGAATATAAAAATATACCTGCAATAGCTATGAAATTGAAAAAAAGCCAAATTAACAAATTGTCTAAGTTAGATATAGTTGCTCATATTGAATATGATGAACCTGTTAAAGCTTCTATGGATACAGCAAATTATTGGTTCGGTGCAGAGAAAGCGAGAAATGATTTTTATGTGAATGGAGATAGAGATGGAAATATAAACAACTATACTAAGAATGATGTCGTTGTTGCAGTGATTGATACTGGTATAGACGGAAATCATGTTGATTTAGATGGTGGAAAGATAATAGGATGGAAAGATTTTGTAAATAATCAGCCTTTACCTTATGATGACAATGGTCACGGTACTCATGTAGCTGGAATTATTGCTGGTGAAGGAGATGGAAATCCTAACTATACAGGTGTTGCAAAAGGTACAGCTTTAGTAGGGCTCAAGGTTTTAGACAGTCAAGGTAATGGCTCAATGAGTGATGTAACAGCAGCTATAGATTGGTGTATCACAAATAAAGATGTTTATGGTATAGATGTAATTAATTTAAGTTTGGGAACAAGTGGAAGTTCTGATGGTACAGATTCAACTTCATTAGCTGTAAATAATGCGGTTAATAATGGGATTGTTGTTGTAGTAGCAGCAGGAAATGATGGACCTAATAAATATACAATAGGTTCACCGGGTGCAGCTGAGAAAGCTATAACAGTAGCAGCAATGGCAGACGTTGGAGAAAATGGATTTAGTCTAGCTGATTTTTCAAGTAGAGGACCTACTGCTGATGAGAGGATAAAGCCAGATATTGCATCACCTGGATATAATATAACTGCTCCAAAAGCAAATACAACAAATGGTTATGTAACATATAGTGGAACAAGTATGGCAACACCTTTTACAGCAGGAATAGTAGCTTTGATGCTAGATGCAAATCCTAATTTGACACCTACTCAAATTAAAAATATCTTAACTTCTACAGCTCATGATTGGGGCCCATATGGCAAAGATATAGAATATGGAAATGGTAGACTTGATGGATATGAAGCTATAAAACAAGCAGGTAGTTATAGCGGTAATAACATACCTTTACCAGATTACATGTATGGGACAGAAAGTTTATCAGGATCTGGAGCATCTGATATTTGGGAGTTTACAGTAGATAATACAAACTACCCTATAGCTATAACTTTGATAATACCTAATTGGACATATTGGCTCTGGGGTGGAACACCTGATTTTGATGTTTACTTATATGATTCTAACGGAAACACTGTAGCTTCTTCAACTGGAACAAAAAGACAAGAGAATATTAATTTTGTACCTTCAAGTACAGGCATATATAGAATTGAAGTGTATTCATATTCAGGTAGTGGAAGTTATTTCTTTGATTTAAGTACAGGTGGATATAACTTAGTATTAAAACAAGATCAGTAG